A genomic region of Methylobacterium durans contains the following coding sequences:
- a CDS encoding right-handed parallel beta-helix repeat-containing protein — translation MTIYYVSPTGANGASGTINDPLATLQAAHDQAKPGDTIYLRGGTYQLKSGIHLTNDGTADKPITIENYQQEDVIINAGSASGYAFTLDGASYNHIKGLEIANGGEGGVLLTGASNNNVLEQLDVHGSGWSSEWDGKGFNVFGSSANNLLLNNDSHDNHDLRGDNADGFQIATTGTGNVLQGNRAWNNSDDGFDLFNVQDGTKVGAVTLDDNLAWHNGYSASGAHTGNGSGFKLGGTRPGAGGDSGGHTVTNNVAWDNAGTGFDENSASKPLKLSNNTAYDNGTNYYFENSGNVLSDNLSAGTGNVSVAGTENHNSWNMTQSVGASAFVSVDASAMTGERGSDGALPASDFLKLSSGSQLAGTGADMGAHTGGAASSGGAPAPSEDSASPLPTPTPVPNPAPTPVPATPGTPIVETGAASGSGTHSDGADAGSGDPATSAPVTTPSNETSNSGADGETGTGTPVPQATTPTSPESTTPTSPGGTSTGSTENDGTVTAPAGGHHGNGHYWGSHGFEFDPATLAQVGNTARAVLDHWMDQWGRDRGGSDSDGGHGHCGGANAAAGTDVAAIQTDAASHTNSLWHHESGWHFA, via the coding sequence ATGACGATTTACTATGTATCTCCTACCGGAGCGAACGGCGCGTCTGGAACGATCAACGATCCGCTTGCGACGCTTCAAGCAGCACATGATCAGGCGAAACCCGGCGATACGATCTACCTGCGCGGAGGCACATACCAGTTGAAATCAGGTATTCACCTGACGAATGACGGCACCGCCGACAAGCCGATCACGATCGAAAATTATCAGCAAGAAGATGTCATCATCAATGCCGGATCCGCTTCCGGATACGCTTTCACCTTGGATGGCGCCTCGTACAATCACATCAAGGGCCTGGAAATCGCGAATGGTGGCGAAGGTGGCGTGCTCCTCACCGGCGCATCGAACAACAACGTGCTCGAGCAACTGGATGTTCACGGGAGTGGCTGGTCATCTGAGTGGGATGGAAAAGGTTTCAATGTATTCGGCTCGAGCGCGAACAACCTTCTCCTCAACAACGATTCTCACGACAACCATGATCTGAGGGGCGATAACGCGGACGGCTTCCAGATCGCCACGACGGGTACGGGCAACGTGCTGCAGGGCAACCGCGCCTGGAACAATTCCGACGACGGTTTCGACCTGTTCAATGTGCAGGATGGGACCAAGGTCGGCGCTGTCACCCTCGACGACAATCTCGCTTGGCACAATGGATACAGCGCGAGCGGGGCGCACACTGGCAATGGCAGCGGGTTCAAGCTGGGCGGCACGCGCCCCGGAGCGGGCGGCGACTCCGGTGGCCACACCGTCACGAATAACGTGGCCTGGGACAACGCCGGCACCGGTTTCGATGAGAACTCGGCAAGCAAGCCTCTGAAGCTTTCCAACAACACCGCGTATGACAACGGCACGAACTATTATTTTGAGAACAGCGGCAATGTCCTAAGTGACAACCTCTCTGCCGGGACCGGCAACGTCTCGGTGGCTGGAACGGAGAACCACAACTCCTGGAACATGACGCAATCCGTCGGCGCCTCCGCCTTCGTCTCCGTCGATGCGAGTGCGATGACCGGCGAGCGCGGTTCCGATGGCGCGCTCCCGGCCTCTGATTTCCTCAAGTTGTCGAGCGGCAGTCAGCTCGCCGGCACTGGCGCGGATATGGGGGCCCACACAGGCGGCGCAGCTTCGAGCGGCGGTGCGCCGGCCCCGAGCGAGGACTCGGCTTCGCCGCTGCCGACTCCGACCCCGGTGCCGAATCCGGCACCGACTCCGGTGCCGGCGACGCCGGGCACGCCGATCGTGGAGACGGGCGCGGCCAGCGGTTCGGGTACGCACTCAGACGGGGCCGACGCTGGGTCCGGTGATCCCGCGACCTCCGCTCCGGTCACCACTCCGTCGAACGAGACGTCCAACTCCGGCGCGGACGGTGAGACCGGTACGGGAACTCCGGTTCCTCAGGCCACGACGCCCACGTCGCCGGAGAGCACGACACCCACTTCGCCAGGGGGCACGTCGACCGGATCGACGGAGAACGATGGCACCGTGACCGCGCCCGCAGGTGGACATCACGGCAACGGTCATTATTGGGGCTCGCACGGCTTCGAGTTCGACCCGGCCACCCTTGCTCAGGTCGGCAATACCGCGCGGGCCGTGCTCGATCATTGGATGGATCAATGGGGCCGGGATCGCGGCGGCAGCGATTCCGACGGAGGTCACGGACATTGCGGTGGCGCCAATGCGGCGGCCGGCACCGATGTCGCAGCCATCCAGACCGATGCGGCGAGCCACACGAACAGCCTCTGGCATCACGAGTCAGGTTGGCACTTCGCCTGA